Below is a window of Macadamia integrifolia cultivar HAES 741 chromosome 8, SCU_Mint_v3, whole genome shotgun sequence DNA.
CAGTACATGGATTCTTTCTTCTATGTCTTTATTCATTGTTCGAGACATTGGCTCTTATTTTAATGTATTGATTCTTGTTTCAAGAGAAGACTTTAgttctttaagaaaataaatgtatAGATGGCTGTCAAATCATCAAGTACTTTGGATTTGAAAGAGTTCACATCATCTTCTTTGCTTCCACATCATCTTTCCTCTAGGGTAGTTGAAAGGACAAATCCACTATTAGGAGTCCCTAAGAAATTCTTTTAAGTTTCTCTTACTCTTCGCTATGTCAAGAAACTTATCTTCCCTTGAAAGTTGCAAAGAAAGTCCACTTGGAAGTCATTACTCATCCTGAAATAAGAATCAAAATATTGAGTCTTGGATCTAGGTATTGGAGACCTCAACTCTTGAATCAAGGCATGAGAGACTTCAAAAAATGGAAGAACTTGCCTACTTTTCCTATTTCTAGATTTTCAATTAAGTTTTATTTTCCTATGGATTTGATGATTAGTCCATGTCACAACTTGAAAGTCTAGAGAATGGTTGTAGTCTCCTAATTTAAAGGTTGTAGTCCTATATGTAGAGGACAAATTTTGAGTTGTAGAAGCATAATTAAATCAAAGAATCTTCAAAGTTGCTCCAAGTTTCGTATGAACCTTGAAGAGTTCTTCTTATGAAACCAAGTTGAGTTTCACCCATCTTTGAAGAGATTAGGCTTTCAATCAGCCTAGAAGATTTGAGCCTTCAATCTTAAAGAGTTTAAGTTACACCCCCGAAAGATCCAACCtagaaaaattgaatttttggaGCAATTAGCATTTTCAGATTCGGACCTATGTAAGTCCATTAATTAACTTGGCAGTCCTTTTATACCATTCAGAATCTCAAAAATTCCTATTTCACAAAAGTTATAGTCCCGCCTCTTGTCTTTAATACTCAATTGAATCATCCCAAACCGATATTGGAGCTTCTTGCCATAAGGAAGAGCAAAAGAAACTTAAAGGAATCTCTTAGGGACACCTAATGGTGGATTTGATCAAGGGTGTTTGGGCTAACTTCTTTGGTGGTAGTTGTTGAGCTTGGATGCGATTGGACTGCATCATTTTATGAAGATGAATATTTTAATTCCAATAAAACAACAATTTTCGACAACTACGAAAACGATGACGTTGAAGAGTTCGATTTGTTTGAGGCATTTGAATTAGACATTAATTCAAAAGCaccacaagaatgcaatttaTTAGAGGAAGTTGAGTTACCTTTGCCAccatttctttgtatttttaatAGTTTTGCAGGTTTCAAAGCTGAGAAGGAGCTCACATTCTATGATGCTGGATTTCTCTCCAAAAAATGCTTGACTAAGGAAAGATTGGAGGAATTAGATATGTCTTCACAATTCTATCACTACATCTTCTTTGTCACCTGGATATGTTATTCAGTTTATGGCCAAAATATTATCTCCATGCCTCCATCACCATTGAATTTTCAGTGACACACCTCACAATGCATGTGAATagtttggttttctttcttaTATTGGAGCATCAAACATAACTAGTGAGTTGCTAATAGCTCGGGCAAACGTAAAACTAAATGATGgtgaaaaaattgtaaaaaaaatgatcaatataTGCATTATAGGTGTGAGACCTATGATGTGGGTAGTCTTCGTTCCATGCAcaaacaaatttcaaaaatttattcGCTTATCTTCCCAAAGATTAAATCAACTGGAAATGGTGGCATGGGAACATGCCTCGCAACTTCAAGTGATGAAGGTGGGAGATGGAGATAGGGTCCTCTCTAACTGTGTCTTGAGGAATGTCACCGCTAACCTCATGACTAACCTCATATTTTAAATCAAAAGTTGATTTAAGAAGTTGAAGTCATCAAGTTCATGGGGTTCTTTTATCGAATATTCATAAAACACCGGTGATACACATATTAACACATACTTTGGAGGTGTATGCAAGACACTCCTCAATCTACTGGTACTTCACAAAATGGCCAAATGTCATTTTGCGCTTCCAAATGAAATTTTGGTTTATCGTTAATATCCTCGTATGGACAGATCTTTGATCctttgaaatatgaaaatcaAACTCTAGATGTCTCTTTAATCGGATGTTTGAACGATGCAaaatttttttcaattgttAAATCTCAAGAATCAAGCCAATCACTTGATATTAAAATTGCAACATCTCAACCTCAAGAGCTAATTTAGCAATATGTTGTTGAGGTTGTAAGTTTTCATCTCTATGCCTTTCTTGACTTAGGGGCATGGTTCTCTCCTCCAAGGTTTTGTTGATCTCGAGATGGTTCTCTTTTGATCCGGTGGTTTGGACTTGACTTCATGGGCTTGGACCACATCTTTGGGTTGGACCTGCATCAGATAGGGTGGTGAAAACAAACTCAATGTTCAATTTATTTCAACAGTGGATCAACTTGTGGATGTTCTCAGCAATGCCCTGCCATTAGCCCAATTTGAATTCATGTGTGACAAGATGAAGTTTCTTGGTCACAACCCTACAACTTGAGCGGGTTTATTGACCCTATATCGACTTACCTTCCTCACTTGAGTTTCCTGTTCCATATCACATGTAGAATCTCACTCAAATCCAATCTTTCTATATTTGTGTAAGCCGACTAGGCACTTTATCGGtgcatgtatataactattggcCAAAGTGCCCAATACAATCAAGTTCTCTTGAACATCAATATCCAACAAATATAAACCTTCAATGCAACTCAAGGAGGCATTTGTTGGAGTAAGGTTGTGACTTTTGGAAGACTATAAAATAGCCACGATGATCAGATTTATACTTATTTGCTTCATACAAATtcttcattattctttttttcttgtgaaCTATTTGTGATACaaagattttcattttgttttgtaCCAAACATTCAAGTTTGGCACCGACAGGGTTTACCTAGTGTACAAGAGTCTTGCCACTGTGGAATCTGAGGAGAATAATATATAAATGTAAATAGCCTGACCCCCGCCTCGTGAATCAAGACTATTTCTTAACTTGAACCTAccaccactaggtcgcaatgaataaccttaccattgcgccaAGTCCTCCCTCTTAAAGTTTGTCACTATTGGTGTCAAAGCATTATTTATCAAATCAAGTTGATGTCAAACCGACATATAGCagacctttttcctttttttttttaggggaaaaCATATATAGCAAACCATGCAAGCATATCATACATAACGCAAAGAAGGTTGATATATTATCTTAACCACATTTTATTAGCATTGAAAAGCAAGCAAAGCTCTTATATATCTAAGGGTCCAACATGAGTTTTTAATGATATCATGAACAACAATAATGGAAAGTAGAAAATCGTTGACTTGCAAATGAGTGGTGTGGTTGGTAGATTCAAAATCTTCAAGTTGATGAATTTGAGGACCTCATATGCAATGGCATAAGATAAGTCAATTCTATGTGACAACCAATGATCAGCCTTCCATTATCTATATATCAATTATTAAACTAACTGCCCCCTTTTGTTACATGCCATCAGATGCACTGACTCTGATCCCATCAATAAATCACAATCAATAGATCCAACGGTGATTAAGGAGTGTTGCTAGGTGTTTCTCTATTCCATTACATGGGTTCACGTTCAAGGACAACACGTATATGAAATAGTCATGCAGTCTAGCTCATTGATGAATAAGTAATGCTTTGTATCAACCTCTCATTCCTCTATAAATAGCAAAGAGAGATTTGTCCTTATCATCCCCATCATCCTGTGCCTATTCAGTACTTCAAACCTCAAAGTACTCCCAACATAAAATGAAGGCTATGGCAGAAATTACACTTCTTGGGCTCCTTCTAATGAGCTTCACTGGTTTATGCTATGGTGACCTGCAAGTTGGGTTTTACAAGGGAAAATGTGGATCCAGAGATGTGGAAGAGTCATCACTACACAATTCATCAAGGACCCTACCATTGTGGCTGCCCTCCTCCGCTTACAGTTCCATGATTGCTTTGTTAGGGTAAGTAGGCATATGTTCTCATTCTAACCGTACATTTTGAATGAACAATGACCCACAAGCCTTAACAAGTTTTGTGTCCTTGGTACATTATGAGCTCTCTCCTATTATGCTTTTGAGTTTGTTAACCTTAatgttttttttggggttttttttcttttttttctttttttttttttttcatgaatgaaaaGGGTTGCGACGCATCTATCCTTTTAGATGGAAATTCGATGGAGAAGATTGCACCTCCGAACCTTAGTGTGAGAGGCTTTGATAAGGCTTTGATATCATTGATCAAGCAAAGGCTGCTTTGGAGAGAGCTTGTCCCGGGGTTGTTTCTTGTGCTGATATTATCGCTATGGCTACTCGTGATGCTGTTTCCTTGGTATGTAGTTTGTTACATTATGATCGCATAGTTACTTCTCTTATTATACGAAGGTCTGAAATGCCTTTAGTACTACGAGTTTCACTTCACCATGGCTGAAGGAAAATTGTCTTAAAACACTATTATTAGGATAAGCGAGGGTTGGTTTGGGCCACACAGATTCGCATTGCTTGTCCAACCCTGACCCAATCCTGAACTAAACTACCACAGCATTATCCGATACTAAAccttttaaccaaaaaaaaaaagtttataagACCAATATCATCAGGTTTATGCTGGGTTGATCTTCGGGTAGTAGAAAAGGCCAACTTATCTATCCCAGTTGTAATATAAAATTTGCTAATTAGGGCTTGAATTAGTCAACCAGAATCTAAATGCCACTTTTAATTGGAGTTTACACATGCAGGGTGGAGGAAGGAGATACAATGTACAGACAGGGAGAAGGGATGGCTTAGTATCACTTGCCAGTGAAGTCAATCTCCCAAGCCCTTCAGCATCAGTCTCCCAAGCTATTACAGCATTTGGAAACAAGGGACTTAACCCTACAGACATGGTTCTCCTGCTTGGTAACTACTTAAAATGTCTTCAATTCCCATCCTTAATTTGCTACATATCTTCATTAATGTGTTAATCCATGACGCTAAGAGAGATTAATTCAAATTAATGTTAATAATAGGCGGTCACACTGTGGGAATCGCACATTGTTCGGTCATCCTTGATCGTCTCTACAATTTCCAGAACACAGGAAAGCCTGATCCAACCATGGACTCCCTAGCCTCAATTTTGAGGCTCAGGTGCCCACAGAATGCGACGACGGACAACACAATTAATCTCGACCAGAACTTGCTAAGTACAAGCGTTGTTGACAATTCATATTATGGGCAGTTGATGAGAAGGAGAGGAATCCTACAAATAGATCAAGAGTTGGCTTTGGATCCTCAAAATAGTTCCACAGTGATGTCTCTATCTACTGGCTTTAAGTTTACTACCCAGTTTGGTCAGGCTATGGTGAAGATGGGAGCAGTGGAAGTTCTTACTGGGTCACGGCGTGAGATTAGAAGCTCATGCCGGGCCATTAATACTaaccaaaatgaccaaaatgaagaagaaaaaggaggacaTTTCATCAACAAAAAACAAAGAGGGCATTTCTGATTATGTTTGGTtgatgggttttttttatttttaattcagatCAATTGTGTATTAGTGAATGAGTTGTGgcatttggtttgaattttggtgATGTTgtattaaatgatttttaataaataagttTCAAAACTTCTATCCCCCTACTCAAATGATCCACAATGGCAAGTGGATGCCTACCATAATACTAATACTAAAGCCTGTAACAACATTGGACTTGGGTTATTAACAAAGTTTGGGTGCATTTGGAACAGGTTACAGAGCCAAGCCCATTCAATCCAATTACAAGCACTGGAATACTAGATAGCAGAACCAGACAAGTCTACCAAGAACAGAAAATCTTCGAAGGACCTGGCTACATCTAAACACACCCTCCCCACACCCCCCACCCNNNNNNNNNNNNNNNNNNNNaaaaaaaaaaaaaaactcaaaatgatCCACCGCAAGGTTGAATGGCCATTTCATTAGTATCTTCAGTGCTAAAACCATTAACCAATGGATCTCTGATTTAAATATTGCTGACTCTCATTGGACTAATACTGCTACTATTTATATTCCAGATGAGATTGATCTAAATCAGCAATTTTCTCCACTACCCACTTTACCTTATCCTATCTTAATTTGTGCAGTATTTTCTAACTTACCCCTTGAGAAAATCTTAGATAGACTTGTGGCATTTTGTTACAAGGACAATTTGTTTTGGTGGCATGCAACTATATGCTGGCAAGTCAGGGATTCAAAGTGTTGGCCAGAGATTTGCTGCAGGCCTACGGAAAGCTTTGGATATGGGATGGCATATTACGATGATTTGGACGGATACTCAAAGCCCAGCCAAGATGCCACCTGAACTTATACACAGCCTTGGTcctttttttccacttttttggATCTTTCAACTGTTAAACCTGCCAGTGAATTGTGAAAAGGTTGGAAGATCTGGCCAAAGAAAGGTGATAGCCCTGTAGATTTGTTCCTATGGTTCGATCCTTCCAAGTAAAACGTGGCGTGTTCAAATTCTATTCGCTTTTACTCGAGAAAGGGGGACCACCCTCAGGGTCGAAGTTCTCTCAtccatgtcttttatttttttttaaaggcttGACCTATAAAGCTATTGTTAATGGATCATCCTTTTTGTAGGTAAATAACTCTGTTCATATTTAATATTAGTTCTTTCTTTtggtcatccaaaaaaaaatattagaagtaAAGCAAGGTTCTGCAATATGATATGCTATGCTAGAGGATAAGACACAAGATAGAAGctaaaattcccaaaagaaaaaatccaaaatttaatGTTTGCACAGTTTGAGAGATTAGTCTACAAAAACCCATCCTCCATGAAGGGGGAACAGCTATGCTTGTGAAAAATCCTCAAGAATTCTTTATCCTAGTAAACCATGGCCAGCAGTTCACCTTCTCGACAAAAGCAATGCTTTGCATCTGTTCCCAAATCCACCTGGGTACCATGGATGAAAAATAAAACCTCAAGACATGAGAATGTGAAACTATGGTGTGCAAACATAAATCAAATAGGCATGCCTAGTTCATGATCAAATTTGTTTGCCGCTAATTCTGGGAATTGCACTTGGGATGGTTTATGTTTCCAACTAGGTAATTGGAACACAATCTAGACAAAGTTATCATGCCCAAGGTTCTACTAGAATCAAAGAAATTGGGCTTTGCACACACTATCAGTAACATACACTTTGGTTCCTAAAGTCAATGCTTACAAGGACTACCCAATATTTCAAATCTGTTGCATTTGGATAGGTTCATTAAACAAGAGGACCAATTGGACAAGTACCTATGCACAAATTGTACTTTATATGGACCCTAAAGCACTTACATTATGTAATTTCAAAGGACATAGCCATACAACAGGAGGACATCAAGACGGGTGAGTCCCTATATTTCTTGGGTCCCATACCCTGCATATAAATCACAGAATTTTGCTATTCAAGTACCATAGATACCGTTCTAATATGCATGATAACACTGCTCACCTCATATGCATTAATATCCGATAGAAGAACCTGCCAAAATGAAGTACCATCTTATTAGATTAAAAACACATGAagtgcttcttttaataattctATTAATTTCTGATCACTAGTTAATCAACAGCCAAAATTGGGAATGCTTTTGTAAGATGTCCTGAGTCACTTGGCTGTTCGATTATTTACCTTCTTTCCAGCCTCGACAGTGCTCACTTCAGAACCAACAGACAATACCTATAAAAAAGAAGTTAATGTTGATTAAAGGTCCTAGGGATCCATTGACATGATTACTTTCTCCCTAGGggtttttcttccctctttAGGGAGGGGGGGGTGGTTGGATGTATGCATGTATTTGCATCTCACCTCACCCATCAGGTAGCGCTCAAACTTAACAGCTGATTTAGGCAATAACACTCCACCAGCCGATTTCTGTCCAGTTTTAGACAATTAACATGAAGTTACAGGGATAATAAAGGCAAAGGATTAAATATCAATTAAATCATAATAATT
It encodes the following:
- the LOC122087034 gene encoding 10 kDa chaperonin 1, chloroplastic-like isoform X2, whose product is MAFAFITVAKPFSSNKAIPSFSNQRSPGLRKSALRINAVTTKWEPTKVVPQADRVLIRLEVLPEKSAGGVLLPKSAVKFERYLMGEVLSVGSEVSTVEAGKKVLLSDINAYEVDLGTDAKHCFCREGELLAMVY
- the LOC122087034 gene encoding 10 kDa chaperonin 1, chloroplastic-like isoform X1, with the translated sequence MAFAFITVAKPFSSNKAIPSFSNQRSPGLRKSALRINAVTTKWEPTKVVPQADRVLIRLEVLPEKSAGGVLLPKSAVKFERYLMGEVLSVGSEVSTVEAGKKVLLSDINAYEGMGPKKYRDSPVLMSSCCMAMSFEIT